The following coding sequences lie in one Palaemon carinicauda isolate YSFRI2023 chromosome 7, ASM3689809v2, whole genome shotgun sequence genomic window:
- the LOC137644491 gene encoding protein FAM200C-like, translating into MHLDELAKSLDGYFPTRESYPAWVRQPFTFSVATADVNDEYLDEIIELQQSQVQQQLFRTTTLSMFWCHQIAAYPLIAKKALEILIPFVTTYLCEQSFSMMVDIKTKKRNRLCCENDMRVALAKVKPRIPEIVSERQQQKSH; encoded by the coding sequence ATGCACTTAGATGAGCTTGCAAAGTCTCTCGACGGATACTTCCCCACCAGAGAATCATATCCAGCATGGGTGAGACAGCCGTTCACGTTTAGTGTTGCGACCGCAGATGTCAACGATGAATACCTGGATGAAATCATTGAACTGCAGCAGAGCCAGGTTCAACAGCAACTCTTCAGAACAACAACGCTGTCAATGTTTTGGTGTCACCAAATCGCAGCGTACCCTCTTATTGCTAAGAAAGCCCTGGAGATACTCATACCGTTTGTTACAACATATCTTTGTGAGCAGTCCTTTTCGATGATGGTAGACATAAAAACGAAGAAAAGGAACAGACTTTGTTGCGAAAATGATATGAGAGTGGCGCTTGCCAAGGTGAAGCCACGCATTCCTGAAATTGTCTCTGAGAGGCAACAGCAAAAGTCACATTGA
- the LOC137644492 gene encoding protein FAM200C-like codes for MSSKKRKWSDEYVQYGFTCITERDGSQRPQCMICNAKLSNSSLAPAKLREHFLKLHGDEKYKNTTLAEFKVKRARFDERATLPTFGFVPIDKPVLTASYEVAYLIAKQGKPHTIGETLVKPAALKMANIMLGKAAENKLSQIPLSNDTISSRIDDMSNDILAQIVADLISSPAKFSLQLDETTDVSSLSQLAVPLTTTTKAADVKKLVDDFFRDNNLSWDMVSAVCSDGAPVMLGQKSGFCSLVKAGAPHIIVTHCVLHRHALATKTLPSKLAEVLKIVVECVNYVRNSALKHRIFGELCNEMGSEFEVLLYHSNVRWLSRGKVLNRVFAMRVELAMFLREHQHCHADYFENSEFILILAYMADIFDALNHLNQQMQGGGVNIIEAEENLRAFQK; via the exons ATGTCGAGCAAAAAAAGGAAGTGGTCGGACGAATACGTACAGTATGGATTCACATGTATAACGGAACGTGATGGGAGTCAGCGTCCTCAGTGCATGATTTGCAATGCCAAGTTGAGCAATTCTAGTCTGGCACCGGCAAAACTAAGGGAACACTTCCTAAAGCTGCATGGAGATGAGAAATACAAGAACACAACGCTTGCTGAATTCAAGGTGAAGAGAGCCAGATTCGATGAAAGGGCTACTCTGCCTACTTTCGGCTTTGTACCTATCGACAAACCGGTCTTAACAGCATCATACGAAGTTGCATACCTGATTGCAAAGCAGGGCAAACCACACACCATTGGTGAAACACTAGTAAAACCAGCTGCGTTGAAGATGGCGAATATCATGCTGGGAAAAGCTGCTGAAAATAAGTTGTCCCAAATTCCTCTTTCAAATGACACCATCAGCAGCAGAATAGATGACATGAGCAATGACATCTTAGCTCAAATAGTTGCAGATCTGATTTCAAGCCCAGCAAAATTCAGCCTCCAACTCGACGAGACCACCGATGTTTCCAGTCTAAGCCAGCTTGCTGT GCCTCTCACAACAACAACTAAAGCAGCCGACGTGAAGAAACTTGTGGATGACTTCTTCAGAGACAACAATCTTTCGTGGGATATGGTTTCTGCAGTTTGTTCGGATGGAGCTCCAGTCATGCTGGGACAAAAATCTGGTTTCTGTTCGCTGGTGAAAGCCGGTGCACCACACATCATTGTTACGCACTGTGTTCTGCACAGGCATGCATTGGCAACAAAAACCTTGCCTTCAAAACTCGCAGAAGTATTAAAAATTGTAGTGGAATGTGTGAACTACGTGCGAAATAGTGCACTGAAGCACCGCATCTTCGGAGAGCTGTGTAATGAAATGGGCTCTGAATTCGAAGTACTTCTGTACCATTCAAACGTTCGCTGGTTATCCCGGGGAAAGGTGCTGAATCGTGTTTTTGCCATGCGTGTGGAATTAGCCATGTTTTTGCGAGAGCACCAACATTGTCATGCAGATTACTTCGAAAATTCTGAGTTCATTCTCATTTTGGCGTACATGGCCGATATCTTCGATGCTCTCAATCACCTCAATCAACAGATGCAAGGCGGTGGAGTCAACATCATCGAAGCGGAAGAAAATCTGAGGGCTTTTCAAAAATAG